The window ACGTTCATAATTTGTGTAAAGAGAACAGATAATGTAAAAATATCCGAGTATTACCTGCATAAATTCCATGGCTACAGAGAATTTCTCAATGTTTGATAAGCTACCAAGAACGTGGTCCACATTGGACCTTTTTGTCTGGGTCTGCGATGAAAGAAAATTCTGTAAGGTTTTCTAACCCAGCAAAATAATTTTCTGAAGTTATCTTATAACTTGATTGATATAAGCATTTGAGTTTAGGAGCAGAGAAGTTGGTAGGCAGTATTCCATAGCATAGTATCAAGGTCAACTTCTCAAGGACAGGGCACTCGAAGATCCTTTGTCTAGAATTAGCATGATCCATCATCTCAACATGAATCAGCTCGAGATCCGTCAGATAAGTAAATACTCTAAATGTAGGTGCATAAGGAAACCAAACATGTAtaagcttcaaacgagtcaggttTAAAGAAGAGGAATGATGTGCTCAAAATTCTCCCACCTCTTTGTGCTCTAGAACAAGTTGCTTGGTACCCTTCCTTAATAATAAGGGAATCCATTGATCCATATAATCATGAAATATTCGAGAATCACGAAATCCTTCATCAAAATTGCAGGAGAATTTAACAATTGGACCATTGTGGAGTAGGAGAATTTTATTTATCACACTAACGAGTTTAAATGCCTTCAGTTCTGGATCATcatattcaaataatttatccATGATTCTATCAACGAATGTATCTTCAAAGATTAGATTTGGAATCATAGTCCAGCAATACCTCCATTTTCTTGACAAAATACTGGTTCTCACTGCATCCTCAAGTGGCAGAAAACCTACAATAGTTTCTCGTAGGTGCCCAGGCAGCTCACTGATTATATCTGTGGAAGGCGGCTCACTCAAAATATGTTCCTTATTATAACGTACCTTTTTCCCCTTAGATCTTGCCATTCTCTTCTGCAAAAAGAAAATGCTGACTTGTCAGTTAATTAGATTTAGTCATTTACCAACTTTACTAAAACAACTAAATTCATATACTAGGTTCTCCCCATTTATTACAAACTCTTGAATCTTAATTTCTCAGAATACGATACGAAATTGCTCCACTAtggtatatttaatataacagAAAGTTAACCTCTACTCCAGAAGCCCTACTTTCCCAATTACTCGTACTTGAACTTCGAATTGCATCAacaccaaaatttaaaataaaaataaaaatcggaGCTTGGGTATGATGGACTTTACGAAATCACTTGAAATTGCAAAAGAAAGCTTTTAacaacatttgagatgtgggtATAAGAGCTTCTCCAAAGGCTCTCTAAATGAgctcttaacttcaaatttaaagagcaagccaagaattagagctccaatgggctccttgaagctctttaaaaaaattctaagaaCTCATCATCTCTCCTCTTTTTTAAACAGCATGCAGGAGCTCTtaacatttttttcataaatataatattactttccCTCCAATTTTACCACCAacatttctctctttttacttttttctctcatttatatgaataaaatatgaataaggagcaagtataaagagaaGCATTGGAGATGAAATTTTTTTCGATGTCTTAACTCACTAGgagccaaatattatattatattttaaaaagtgatttaagagcccattggagatgctctaaagatTCTTGATCCAAATTTGCATTTTCATGGGTttttagtataatttaaaacatCTCGAAGCTTACAACTATAGCAGATAATCaagattatatataatgttaatTGAAATGTAAGAGGAAGGAACATGTTTACTAACCTCTTTGTAGTTGTgatttgtgaattgtgatgagTGTTGAGAGCGAGAAAGTCGGCAGATGAGCCCTAATTGACACTTCCCTGAGTCGGGGCACAATGGTGAGAGCGAGCGAACAATGTGTGAGCCTACGTGTCGCTCATATACTAACCAAACATTTTACAACCTCCTTCCGAATTAGGGTCGTTTTCCTGAAACAATGTCCCACAATATCTACCCAACTCATTTTTAAGTCATGACTACGGGTAGAGATGGCAGTTTTACCCGACCTGATGATATCCGATCTGTTCCGATCCGATTGGATCTATCCGAACCCAAattttttggatctggatcttattttGAGACTCGAaaaagtttggatctggatctgaatctcaggtattccgaaccgaccaagacccaacccgaaacccgaaacccgatttaaacccgatccgaacccgaaacccgataaaaacccgatacaaaatattatatatataatatgttaatgtaaagtatatatattgatatattaggAATTATTAGGtattaatattaacattttacttaattttatatgcgcaaatacagaatttatattcatttcatcaatattttatttttctcaattattatgcattaaaatatctaaatataataaaaataataaaaataaatgataagctgaatgattgtatacaaCTAAGTTAAGATCTTTCACGTATTTATTGTACTAAATGAAATATGTAAAAcccttatttatatttctaaattttaaaaaagaaaaaatcatcacatgttttatagatatataatttttatttttattttttaagtatccgaattagacccgaatccgacccgaaacccgaaaaaacccgacggatcggatctggatctttATTTTCTGGACCCGGacccgaaccgaaatataatggatcgggtctggatcttaggaaacccgacccgatccgacccgttgTCATCCCTAACTACGAGGGCTGTTtgagtgagcttaaaataagtgtttttaaagtaaaaaaaagtaaagtagaagttagaagttagtcaatacttataagtgattaaagtgtttggggaaaaagtagaagttagaagcacttattcgtagcgtttatataaaaagtggagaagcacttataaaaagttaggattcccaacttttgtttcatgacttctacttatttaccaaacactttaatcacttataagtcttaactaacttctcacttctacttcactttttttactttaagcaagaaacacttattttaaatctACTCATAATTATGGGACATAAGATTAGAGATAAAATACACAAGTCGTGTCTTAAATCATtataacactatattttattatatttcataaggCATCTAGTAGGATATTGTTGGACTTGGTCTTAGAATAGTATtcaatcaatattttaaatatttttttatttatgaaattcagggtatttaattaggattttaaaaaattatcagaATTTTGGGTATTTagatagattttaaaattatgttacaaaatctggtgatattcaatcgtgattttaaattatgtttaaaattttgataatattcaattgagattatttaaattCCATTAAAATCTAATGATATTCCAATCTTGATGGATTTTTATGAACTTAAATGATGAATTATGTGGGAttgttcagtgtattttaagagTAACTCTAAACATTTCCTTGGCTAAAAAAGGAAATGGCacaccaaaaatattatatacaaataattttatgaaaatatcaCACTTAAACCATACTCCCCACTTATCTATAACTTTAGACAAACTTCTATGGATGATTATATCTATCAAAGCACTACACATTTGTAGCAAATGTGTATAAAaccttgaaataataataacatactatatttaaaatacagcCAATCAATATAGTTAATATCATTGAAACAAAATGTATTACATgttcatcaaattttacatGATGTTTTACACATTCAATTTAGCAAACCATTATAACCAGCCTCATTGGAGATGTTCAATATGAATATcatatattcttaatttttagcgatggaaattgtatatattatccCTAGCAATAAGTTTGTTGAGCATCTCCAACGATGTTGGCTAAAAATGATCGATTAAATTGGACGTGTAAGATATTCTGTAAAATTTGCTAAAGTTGTAAGATAATTTGTTTCAATGGTACAATCTATATGTTAAAAAaggtattttattattattttaaggaAAAGGTTAGGTAGCTTATAAAAAATTCCCAAAAGTTTCCCAAATTTCATGTGTCATCTTTTGATTGGATATCAAGCCATTAAATAGACATGGACCCTTTGCAGTTACACCAACCTCACCAAAATAATCATCCCAAATTGACACATAACTTATTTGGAAAATTTTTAGGAAAATAATTTCAGGTAATTAGCAATGTCCTTATTTTAAGTAGTTATAgatataatatactatttttaatatgatcATAGATAACGTGAAATCTTCTGACACGTCTCTAGAGGTTGGTCAAATATAACCAAGATCATCATCAAGTTGACTGCAATTATAAACATCAATAATACCTCATTCGAGTTAACTTTGTTTACACAatctctataatttttatttatggtatATGTTAATCACTTTGAACTAAAGGTATCCTATTCTCGTGAGAATTTTTCGGTTATTTATTTCTAATGTTGAGGATTCTTTGCCGGTTAATCGTTCATGTACATCACATATGAAGAGAACTTCACTCGTacttagggctgagcaaaaccgaaccagaaccgaagaaccgaaccgaactgtgaaaattcggttcggttcggttcctttttataaaaaaattcggtcctttcggtttttcggtccggaccgaaataaacttcggttcggtccggttcttttgaaaaaatttcggttccgaaccgaatagaccgaactatttatattaattatttaatatattaaatataacatatgTTATACGATTTTAGTTGTAAGCCACAGGCCACAACACCCAGTTCCCCCTTCCCACTGCCAGAGACGCGATTAGCCGCCTAAACCCTAATCAAGCATACGCGATTTATATTCAGACTCGGTATTATCATGTATGTTACTCTGGTATTCAGATGCTTGCGACTGGGATATGAGGAGGCTGTGACCCAATTCTTTCAAGAAGTAAGATCTGTTTATTTAATTAGCACTGCACACTTGTAGTAAATTGAATATTGTTTGGTCACTTTGTGTTGGATCAAGAGTTTTTTGCTGGTGGCCAGACGTGCAGCATATTGAAGAATGGAGGCAGGTTCAGACCGTAGCAGTGGAGTCTTTGTGATTATCcagtttttgatttaaaaagttCGGTTCTTAAGgaaagaaccgaaccgaaccgaattatttcggttcggttccggttcggtccatatattaatttcggttcggttcggtccgaaaaaaattaacaattcggttttcggttctttcggttcggtccggttctggaccgaaccgaccgaatgctcagccctactcGTACTATTGTCTCCTTTCATAAATTattgtaatatgattttttatatttcatattaatcatCTTTAGCAACCTTACTTAAAACAACATGTTTTTTTAGATATTAAGCACATATTAAAAGCTAAAATCGTAATCCAAATTAATTatgtttcttcacaatctttcgGACAAAATTAatggaatgctcattccatcttttaaaaatagaatgctCATTTCATTTTTACATCATGTTTTTTCACAATCTTTTTGACAAGAAATCTAACTACACTCATATTTTGTCACTATTatttcatactttcttctttctccttaaattttttaaacaatttttcattccattctctcctCACTCCGTTCCATGAGTGAACAAAGccttaatgtttttttttttacgaagAACCACTTAATGTTTAGTTGTCAAAGAAGTAACCACACGTGACTTCTAAAATCTAACCCAAACACAAAAATTTCGTCTCATTTTGTGTCAATTTATTATGTTGTATCCAAAACTGCCTGGTCTACACTGCATTATCAAAATTTAACAGCTTCGTATTCAGGAAAACAGCATCTCTGCTCAAATCAAACCGATTTATACCGTAATCCCACAAAACACAAGAAGATGACACATACACAAAAGGGTCACCGAAGATCATGCAACTTTTGTTGCAAACAGAAGTAGTTTATAAAATGCAACTTTCTCACACCCCTTTCCAGTTTCAACTCTACTTTCTCCGCCACAAATagtatttgaaaatattttttaaatttgtaacaaaCAAAAAATGTTTCAATCTTTTTTTAATCCAAGTACATTGAGCATTTTTGGAATTCCAGATGATAAGATTCTCTTATCTTTCACAAACAATGGGAAGAACAGAGTCTAGAGGCTTGAAATGTTTAACCAAGCCATGTCGGCTGGATAAAAAAACAATCACACATGTTGCCTCTCTTGTGTGGGCTGCGTGATTTTGCAGAAATAATGTGCCAGCTTGTTTACCAAAAGCAGGAGATTAAATGTAGTTTTTATTTTCCTgacccgtttgtataaaaattaaaaatattaaattattagtttttttttcacCGCTTCTACTTCTTTGCAAACAGTTTAATAACTTACACTCTACTTCTTTAGTTTAAGTAAgaagttatttttttaaaattaaaccaAACGGTCCAAAAGTAATTTTTGAAACTTTAATTGCATGGGaaactataatatattaaactgAAGTTGCCAGGAAACTCTTTCAAACTAAAATACTACTGTAATAACAACATTTTCTTCTGCGATCCACCAATTTAACGTTCCCGGTCAACACGTTTATAACATTAATTTTAACAACACAAGTCGATACAATATCTTGTCCGAATCCCATATTCCCATCCGTAGCTCCATTTGATCTTCACTGAGTATAATTAGCAATGGTGGATCCAGGCTCACAAGCCTTCGCCGCTGCAGTCGGCTCCACAGTTGGCGACGGAGCCACAGCCTGTCCAAGCAACTCTTGAGGCAGATCAGGAATGCCCTTCAAGTAAAAAGTGTAGAACAACTTGAAGGGGAAAATGAGCTGCTGCAGCTTCACTTGACCTGACACGCCTTCGAAGATGCCGGTGCCGCCGGTGACAGCCAGATATGTGTCCGCGTATGTCAGATATTGTCCCTGCACTGTTATGTGACCGTAGTCTCCGAAGTAAAAGCTGTAGACAGCCTCGTATCGGTCACCTTTTTTTTCGGGTACGTTTTGGATCAAGATGCACAGGCCTGCTGTTATTCCGATGCGCTTCTGTAGGTCGCCTGTGTAGATCTGCGTACATTTCACCCTTTAGTTATTTTCACTTGTAAGCAAATAGTATTAATTAAAGTGTTTTAGTaggattttg of the Daucus carota subsp. sativus chromosome 4, DH1 v3.0, whole genome shotgun sequence genome contains:
- the LOC108216213 gene encoding allene oxide cyclase, chloroplastic, whose amino-acid sequence is MSTHPSPISIIPCTIYFTITKQISLLSPSSNSMASPSSISVAPVKVQELSVYEMNERDRSSPAFLKLSQKSTNSLGDLVPFTNKIYTGDLQKRIGITAGLCILIQNVPEKKGDRYEAVYSFYFGDYGHITVQGQYLTYADTYLAVTGGTGIFEGVSGQVKLQQLIFPFKLFYTFYLKGIPDLPQELLGQAVAPSPTVEPTAAAKACEPGSTIANYTQ
- the LOC108217912 gene encoding F-box/FBD/LRR-repeat protein At1g13570 — encoded protein: MARSKGKKVRYNKEHILSEPPSTDIISELPGHLRETIVGFLPLEDAVRTSILSRKWRYCWTMIPNLIFEDTFVDRIMDKLFEYDDPELKAFKLVSVINKILLLHNGPIVKFSCNFDEGFRDSRIFHDYMDQWIPLLLRKGTKQLVLEHKEVGEFKTLQNFLSSQTQTKRSNVDHVLGSLSNIEKFSVAMEFMQYLAAGRRLKTLSKPLLCLKTLNISDIYLNKLSEVSCLICLIRSAPNLCQLNISAKYVAKGDFKKYQMKDFEECTMDHLEIVTFSYFEGFRAEMKLVKFLLACSPLLKKMSIHSHEDLEKDVALMMFKEILQYPTASSRVQIQHTTPAEIDV